The genomic DNA CGTGCCACGACCAATCTTGCTGCCGAGCATCAGCATCGCCGTGCGGAATGGCCCGTACAGCGCCATCTGGTGCATGCGGTACAGCGACACGTAAAACATCCGTGCCAGCCAGCCCTCGAGCATCACGCTGCCGGTGAGGTTGCCCATCAAGTTACCCACAGCCGAAAAACGCGACAGCGAAATCAACGAGCCGTAGTCGGTGTACTTGTACTCCGGCAGGGTCTTGCCTTCGATGCGCAGTTTCAGCGATTTGGCCAGCAAGGATGCCTGCTGGTGTGCGGCTTGTGCACGCGGTGGCACGTTACGGTCGGTGCCAGGTTGGGGGCACGCGGCGCAATCACCGAAAGCGAAAATGTTCTCGTCGCGGGTGGTTTGCAGGGTCGGCAGCACTTGCAGCTGATTGATGCGGTTGGTTTCCAGGCCATCGATGTCCTTGAGGAAACCCGGCGCACGAATACCGGCTGCCCAAACTTTCAGGCTGGCCTTGATTTCGTTGCCATCGGCAGTGATCAGGCTGTCGGCCGTCACTTCGCTGACCGACGCATTGGTCATTACATTGACCCCGAGTTTCTCCAGGGTCTTGTGCACCGGCCCGCCGATGCGCTCCGGCAGGGCTGGCAGCACCCGTGGCCCGGCTTCGATCAGGGTGATGTGCATGTTTTCCGGTTTGATCCGGTCGAGGCCGTAAGCTGCTAGCTCATGGGCTGCGTTGTGCAGTTCTGCCGCCAGTTCGACGCCCGTGGCGCCAGCGCCGACGATGGCCACGCTGATCTGCTCGACCACATCGGTTTGCCCGGCATGGGCACGCAGGTAGTGGTTGAGCAATTGCTGGTGAAAACGCTCGGCCTGTTTGCGGGTATCGAGGAACAGGCAATGTTGTGCCGCGCCTTGAGTGCCGAAATCGTTGGTGGTGCTGCCGACGCTGATCACCAGCGAGTCATAGGCCACTTCGCGCGCGGGTACCAGCTCTACGCCGTTTTCGTCGTAGGTGGCGGCCAACTGGATTTTTTTCTGTGCGCGATCAAGCCCGCTCATGCGCCCCAGCTGGAACTCGAAGTGGTTCCATTTGGCTTGGGCGACATAGTTGAGTTCGTCTTCGGAAGAGTTCAGCGATCCAGCCGCCACTTCGTGCAACAGCGGTTTCCAGATGTGCGTCAGGTTCGCGTCGACCAGCATCACACTGGCCGTGCCGCGCTTGCCCAGAGTCTTACCCAGACGGGTAGCCAACTCCAGACCGCCGGCGCCGCCGCCGACAATAACAATACGATGGGACATGGGGATAACTCGCAAGGTTTTTAAAGGAAATCGGTGCGGTTACCCGAGCGAGCGCGATGCTGCTCATAGCGTCAGGTAACTGATAAATCGGCTCAACAGGCCCAGACCAATGGTCACTACCAGCACCAGCACCAGGAGCATCCACGGCCGGAAAGGCCGGCGCTCGACACGGTGTTGGGACAGTTGCAGGTACTCTTCGACATGCTTTTGGTCTTCGGGTTTCAGGCGGCTGGTCATAAAGGCCTCGTCAGGTAGACGTTGCTGAATGTGCAGAAGCTACAGCGGTTTTCAACCGGGGTTGAACGCAGCATAGCCGCTGTCCGGAACCGGTTCGACAGACAGGCTATCATCGAGGCGAATGATCCCGCTTTGTAACACCCGCGCGGTGATTCCGCCATGCCCGCGCACCGCTTGAAAAGTGCCAGGGCCGAGGTTGTTTTGCAGGCGGGCACAAGGCTGACACCAGCCGGTTGTCTCGAAAATCGCCTGACCGATGCGAAAGCGCCGGCCCTTGAGGCTGAACAGGTTGATGCCGCTAATAACGAGATTGCGCCGCAGATCTTCAGGCTTGACCGGTTGATCGTGCGGGCGTCCCATCAAGGCGCTGATCACGGCGAGATGCTCCCACTGAATCAGCGTCACCTGTCGCGCGTTACGCACCCCGGGGCGGGCGTGATCGCCGGTCAGTCCGGCTTCCAGTCTTGCCTCCACGGCATCGAGTTCGAGCATTGGCCCACGGGATTCGGGGCGCACGCCTATCCAGCGCACTCGTCCGTTTTGTGGCACATCGGCGATCAATTGTTGAAGTGGTGTCACAGGCTGATCCCTACGTCGAAAACGATGCTGCGGCCCAGGTTGCTGCGCAGAAAGTCCGGTGCATCGGGGTGAGCAAATAGTACACGGGCGAATGTCGGGCCGACGAGGGACAGCGAGCGCCAGCCCTGGCGCAAGTATTCGGTGGGTGGCGGAAAGTGGCTGTTCAGATCCAGCACTTCGCGCTTGAGGCTGGCGAAGGCGATGATGTCCAGTTCGCCCAGATCCATGCCGCGTTCCTTGTAGTTGTGGGCTTTCTTGCGCAAGGTCGGCGCCAGTCTGAGCAGGAACTCATTGGCCGGAATCCGGCGCGGCTTGGCTTCGCGGCGCACCAGTTGGCTGAGGGAGAACGCACTGCGCCGCCGCTTCAATTCATCGCGCCATTCGTCGTTGAGTCGGCGGCCTTCGTCGAGAACGAAGAACACTTCGAAATTGGCATCACGAAACAGCACATCCGGCGGCTCGCCGGCAGGCGCAAATTCATCGGCCCGGTAGGGAATGTTCAGGCCTTGCAGCAGGCGCTGGCAGACCCAACGCTCACGCTCCCATTTGCGGGCATTGGACAGGAACGCGTTGGCTTGCTCGGCCGCAATGGTCAGCAGGCGTAAATAATCGGAGTCATCCATAGGCCCAAGCTTAGCGTTCAATTGCGACAAGCAGAAAGCCTTGCGTGGCAAAGTGCGTCAGTAGGCAGTCAAGAACGGCGGTGTAGACTCAGTGGAACTGAATCATGCCGTCAAACCGAGGTGACTTATTGTGAAATTTCGCTGGTTGCTGGTATTTGTTCTTGTACCGCTCTGGGCTCACGCCCTGGAAAATGGCGAACGGCTCGCCCCTTGGACGTTGCTTGATCAGTACGATCAGGCCTACACGCTCGACAACAGCACCACGACGCTGCTGGTGGCGCGGGACATGGATGGCGCCAAACTGATCAAGGAAGCCTTGAAGGATCAGCCCAAGGGCTATCTGGAGGCGCGCCACGCGGTGTTCGTTGCGGACATCCAGCGTATGCCGGCGCTGATTGCCAAGATGTTCGCCGTGCCCGCCATGCGTGATTACAGCTACCGGGTCATGCTCGACCGCGAGGGCCGGGTCGCTTCGCGATATCCCGGCGCAGAGGGCCAGGTGTTGTGGATACAGCTCAAGGACGGCCGGCTGCTCGAGCAACATGAGTACGCCAACGCTGCCCAGTTGCGCGAGGCGCTGGAGAAGGCGCGGCCATGATCGGTGCCGAGGTGCTGTCGACTGCAAGCCAGGTGCTGGGCTGGCTGATCTATTTGCCTGTGCTGCTCTGGGCGATCTTTCGCGCACCGTGGGTCGAATTGTTCAGTGACAACCGCCGCCAGCACTTGCTGTTCGGCACGGTGTTCGCGTTGTTTCTGTTGTGGCTGGTGCGCAGGGATTTTGACACCGGAGTGTCTTATCACTTCATCGGCATGACGGCGGTGACGTTGCTGCTGGACTGGCCACTGGCGATAGTCGGCGGCCTGGTGGCGCAGGTCGGCCTGTTGCTGCTCGGGCGTCAGGATCTCGCGGCGTTCGGGGTCAACGGCGCCTTGTTCATTTTGCTACCGGTGCTGATCACCGAGTGCGTGGCGATCCTCGTCGAGCGTGCGCAGCCGCGCAATCCGTTTGTGTATATCTTCTGTTCGGGGTTTCTCGCGGCGGCGTTGTCGGCGTTACTGTGCCTTTTGTTGAGTCTGACGCTGCTCTGGTACGACGGCCTCTTCGCCTTGCCTGAATGGCTGGAAGACTTCATCGGTTACCTGTGGCTGATCATTTTTCCCGAAGCATTCATCAACGGCATGGTGATCAGTGCGCTGGTTGTATTCAGTCCGGAATGGCTGGAGACCTTCAATCGCACGCGCTACCTTTCGGCGCCGTGGAAGGACGACGATCCCAAGTCTTGATCCATATCAAACCCGTCACGGGCGGGCCATTTCATGCTCGCGCAAATCCCTTCAGGAGCAGCAGCATGAGTGTTTACGAGTGGGCGCGGCAGGAAACCCGGCAGAGTCTGGAGATGGCGCAGGAGGTGGGGTTCGATCCGGGCTTGAGCCTGCGCGCCCTGCTCAGTGCGGTGGTGCAACAGAGCAAGGCGGTGCGCAATGCCGAAGACCTGGCCGACGAGTTGCGCTTTCTGGCGGAAAACCTCGACGACGATCAGGACTACGGCTTCATGCGTCCTTGAGCGGGATCAGTGACGCGGGTCGAAATCGCCGGAAAACAGTTCATCTTCGGCATCCGGGGCGACCGGAATCTTGTGTTCTTCGGAAGCCCAGGCGCCGAGGTCGATGAGTTTGCAGCGATCGGAGCAGAACGGCCGAAACTTGTTCGCCGGTGTGAATTCCACGGGGGCGCCGCAGGTCGGGCATTCAACGGTTGGGATCTGGCTCATGATTGGCCTCCACTTAAAGTCAGGTAAAAGTCATGCAAGCGCTCGACCTCACTGTGCAACCAGGCGAGGTCGCGGTCGTTGACCACCACGTCGTCGGCACGGCTCACACGATCTTCGCGGCTGGACTGAGCCTTGAGGATCGCCTGAACCTGCTGTTCGCTGGTCTGATCACGTTGCAAGGTGCGTTCGATCTGCAGTTGTTGCGGGGCGTCGATCACCAGAATCCGCTGGGTCATCGCGTATTGCCCGGATTCGATCAGCAGCGGTGAAACGAGAATCGCGTAAGGCGATTTTGCCTGCGCCAGATGATGGGCGATTTCCTCGGCGATCAACGGATGCAGCAGGGCTTCGAGCCAGCGGCGCTGCTCCGGCACTTCAAAGATCAGTTTGCGCAGGGCCGCGCGATCCAGCGTTCCGTGCGCTTGTAACACGCCAGCGCCGAAGTGTTCGGCAATCTTCGCCAACGCCGGACGTCCCGGTTCGACCACCCAGCGCGCCGCATGATCGGCGTCGACCACATGGATGCCGAGGTCGATAAAGTGCTGGGCCGCCGCGCTTTTGCCGCTGCCGATGCCACCGGTCAGGCCGAGAATCCAGGGTTTTTCCACAGGGGTATTCATTTCAAACCGACAAACTGCCAATAGAAGTCGGTTATTTGACCACCCCAGAGCAAGGCAATCCAGCCGGCAATTGCCAGATACGGGCCGAAGGGGATTGGTGTTGAGGTGTTCTGCTCACGCAGGCGCAGCAAAATCACCCCGACAATGGCGCCAACCAGCGATGACAGCAGGATGGTCAGCGGCAGAATCTGCCAGCCACCCCAGGCGCCGAGCAGCGCCAGCAGCTTGAAATCACCGTGGCCGATGCCGTCTTTACCGGTCAAAAGTTTGAACAGCCAAAACACCGACCACAGCGCCAGATACCCGGCCACCGCACCCCATAGTGCATTATGCAGGGACGTGAACAGGCCGAAACTGTTGACGATCAACCCCAACCACAACAGCGGCAGCACCAGTACATCGGGCAGCAACTGATGCTCGGTGTCGATCAGACTCATCGCCAGCAAGCCCCACGTGAGGAAGATCAACACACAGGCCGGCCACCCGAAGCCCAAATACCAGGCGATGAACGCCGAGAGCAGGCCGCAGGCCAGTTCGGTCAGGGGATAACGTTTGCTGATCGGCGCAGCGCACGCCGAGCAGCGTCCGCGCAGTAGCAGATAACTGAGCAGCGGGATGTTCTCCCATGCGCGAATCCGGTGCTGGCAGTGTGGGCACTCGGAATGCGGCAGCATCAGGTTGTAGGTCGGCTGCGGCGTATCGATCGGCAAGCCCAAGACGTCATGGGCCTGTTGGCGCCAATCGCGCTCGAGCATTTTCGGCAAACGCCAGATCAGCACATTGAGAAAGCTGCCCACCACCAGCCCGAGCAGCAGGGCGGTGAGGACAAAGGCCAGCGGATACAGACTGAGAAGTTGGTCGATAGGCATGTCAGATCGCTGAGCCAAGTTGGAAGATCGGCAGGTACATGGCCACTACCAGCCCGCCGACAATGACCCCGAGCACCACCATGATGAACGGTTCCATCAGGCTGGTGAGGTTGTCGACCATGTTATCGACTTCCTCCTCGTAAAACCCCGCGACCTTGTCGAGCATCTCGTCCAGTGCCCCGGACTCCTCGCCGATCGCTGTCATCTGCACCGCCATATTCGGAAAGACGCCGGTGCTGCGCATTGAAAAATTCAGCTGCATGCCGGTGGAGACGTCTTGGCGTATACGCAGCACCGCACGCTTGAACACCACGTTGCCGGTGGCGCCGGCCACCGAGTCGAGGGCTTCCACCAGCGGTACACCCGCGGCAAATGTAGTCGACAGGGTTCGAGCAAAACGTGCGACAGCGGACTTGTATATCAACGTGCCGACCAAGGGCAGTTTCAGCAGCCAGGTGTCTTTGCGGTCACGCAAGGCCTGGGAGGTTTTCAGCGCATGACGGGTGCCGAAAATTGTCGCTACCAATACGCTCAGTATCGCCCACCACCATTGCTGCATGAATTCCGAGAGGCTGATCACCATCAGGGTGAACGCTGGCAGTTCGGCGCCGAAGCCGGAAAAAACCGACTGGAACTGCGGCACCACTTTGACCAGCAAAATCCCAGTCACCACCGCCGCCACCAGCACCACGGCGGTGGGGTAGGTCATGGCTTTCTTGATCTTGGCCTTGAGGCGTTCACTTTTTTCCTTGTAGGTTGCGACCCGCTCCAGCAACGTATCAAGGGCGCCGGACTGCTCACCGGCATCTACCAGGTTGCAATACAACTCGTCGAAGTACTGCGGCTTTTTGCGCAGGGCGTTGGCGAAACTGTTCCCGGCCGCGACTTCTTGTTTCACCTCGTCTACCAGTTTGCGCATGGCCGGGTTGTCGAAGCCCTCGCCAATGATGTCGAACGACTGCAGCAGCGGTACGCCGGCCTTCATCATGGTTGCCATTTGCCGGGTGAACAGGGCGATGTCCTGAGCCTTGATGCGTTTGCCGAAACTCAGTATCGATACCGATTTCTTGCGCACCTTGCCCGGATTGATCCCTTGTTTGCGTAGTTGAGCCTTGATCAGTGCCGGATTCTGCCCGCTCAACTCACCGCTGAGTTTGCTGCCTTTCTTGTCCGTGCCTTCCCAGGCGTAAACGCTGATTTTCGCTGCCTTGACCGCCATGTTCAGTCCTTGGTGACCCGGTTGATTTCTTCCAGGCTGGTGATGCCCTGCATGGCCTTGTGCAGCCCCGAGGTGCGTAAATCGTCGAAGCCGTCGCGACGCATCTGAATATCGATTTCCAGCGAGTTGCCTTTGGCCATGATCAGCCGTTGCAGGTCCGGTGTGTTCTTCACCACTTCATAAATCCCCACGCGCCCCTTGTAACCGCCGTTGCAGTGATCGCAACCGACCGGCTCGTAGATCGTGAAATGGCCGATGCGTTCCTCGGGGAAGCCTTCCTTGAGCAAGGTCTCACGAGGAATCTCGATGGGTTTCTTGCAGTGGCTGCACAACTTGCGCGCCAGCCGCTGGGCGATGATCAGGCTGACAGAGGTGGCGATGTTGAAGCCGGGGATGCCCATGTTGTGCAGGCGGGTCAGGGTTTCGGCGGCGCTGTTGGTGTGCAGTGTGGACAATACGAGGTGGCCGGTCTGCGCAGCCTTTATCGCGATCTCGGCGGTTTCCAGATCGCGGATCTCGCCGACCATGATCACGTCCGGATCCTGACGCAGAAACGAGCGCAAGGCCTGGGCAAAGTCGAGCCCCTGCCTGGGGTTGACGTTGACCTGATTGATGCCTTCCATGTTAATCTCCACCGGGTCTTCAGCGGTGGAGATATTGATGTCGACGGTGTTGAGGATATTCAGCCCGGTGTACAGCGACACGGTTTTGCCCGAGCCGGTGGGGCCGGTGACCAGAATCATTCCCTGTGGCTGCTTGAGCGCGGCCATGTACAGGTCTTTCTGCGCCGGCTCGTAGCCAAGCGCATCGATGCCCATTTGTGCGCTGGAGGGGTCGAGGATCCGGATCACTACTTTTTCGCCCCACAGGGTCGGCAGGGTGTTGACCCGGAAATCGATCGACTTGCTCTTCGACAGGCGCATCTTGATCCGCCCGTCCTGCGGTTTGCGCCGTTCCGAGATGTCGAGGCTGGCCATGACTTTCAATCGTGCGGCGATGCGCCCGGCCAGTTGAATCGGCGGCTTGGCCACCTCACGCAGGATGCCGTCGGTGCGCACCCGCACGCGGTAGTTCTTTTCGTAGGGTTCGAAATGCAGGTCGGAGGAGCCGCTCTTGATCGCATCGAGCAGCATCTTGTGAACGAAACGCACCACCGGCGCATCGTCGGCATCGATGACGCCGATGGCGTCCTGCTTGCTGTCGTCGATCGATTCGACATCGAGGCCGTCGAGATCGACGTCGGCCATGTCTTCGAGACCGCTGGCGTGGGTGTCGAAGAATTTTTCGATCGCGTCGCTGAGCTTGTCGTCCTCCACCAGGATGGCTTCGGTGTTCAACCCGGTGCTGAACTGGATGTCGTTGATCGCTTGATGATTGCTCGGGTCGGAAATGCCCACGAACAGTTTGTTGCCGCGCCGCCACAAGGGCAGGGCGTGGTGCTGGCGCACCAGTTTTTCACTGACCAGGCCTTTAGGCTGGGTTTCCTTGTCCAGGCAATTAAGGTCGAGGAACGCCATGCCGAAGTGCTCGGAGGCAATCTCGGCGACCTGCGCGCTCTTTACCAGTTTGTTCTGCACCAGATAACTGACCAGCGACAGACGATTGCGCTGGGCCTGTTGCCAAGCCTGCTGGGCGCTTTTTTCCGTGAGCAGTTCGGCCTGCACCAATTGCTTGGCCAGACCGCTCAGAGCGATGTCATTCATGGGGATTCCGCACGCTTGCCGTTCATGACTTATAGCCTAGACAAGTGACAGCGCCAAACACGCTCGGTGCAGGTGACAAAAAGTGTCAGATAGTGCGGTTGCGGGTTGTAGGAAACTGCGCGGGTCAGGGGCGCACTCAGTCTTCGCGGCGTTGACCTTGTTGGCATGGGCTATGCTGAGTCCATCTCAGATCATGAGATTTCGACTCATGCATGGAGCGTGTCTATGACAAAACAACAAGGTTTCACTCTGATCGAGCTGCTGATCGTTGTGGCGATTATCGGGATTCTGGCGACTATCGCCCTGCCGCAGTATTCCAAGTATCAGGCTCGGTCCAAGGTGACGGCGGGGCTGGCGGAAATCAGTGCGCTGAAAGTGCCGTTCGAGGACACCATCAATCAAGGGACAAACCCTACGCTTGCCATCGTGAAGGGTGATACGGTCACGACCACTTCAAATTGTGCGTTGACGGCTTCAGGTACGGCCGCTGATGGCGCGGGAACCATTGTTTGTACGATCGCCAATGCTCCAGCGCCAGTGTTGGGCAAAACCATTACGCTGACTCGTTCCTCCGGCACGGGCGCAGGCGTTTGGAGCTGTGGTACCACAGTGGCTCCGGATTACTCGCCAAAAGGCTGCACTGCCACCGGTACGTAATGTCAGGCAATGTCTGATGAATGCCCCGCACTGCGGGGCATTTTTCATTGCGCAGTGGTTCTCAAAAGCTTCAATAATTTCAGCACCTTAGGAACTTTCCGAAAAACCGCAACTTGCATGTGAATATTTCCCCGGTCATGCAATTTGCATGAATCCGGAATTTTGCATTATTTGTAACCTGTTGATTTATATGGTTTTTGTGTCGATTGAAAAGTTGGCACAGCGTTCGCAATGTATCCAGTAACCCTGCTGACAAGACATCCAGCAGACTTTCCAGAAAAACAGGAGTTACTCGTATGAAGAAGTTCGCTATCACTGCCGCTGCTGCTACCGCGCTGACCCTGACCATGGCTTCCGGTGCATTTGCACAATCCACCCAGGCTACCCAGGCACCAATGACTCTGGCTGCCGGTGAAGTGACTCAGGCAAAAGAAGCTACTTCCGACACCTGGATCACCACCAAGGTCAAAGCTGATCTGGTCACCGAAAAAGGCATCCCAGGTACTGACATCAAAGTTGAAACCAACAAAGGCGTTGTGTCGCTGTCGTCGACTGCTGCAGTAACCGAATCGCAGAAAGACGTTGCTGTGGCAATCGCCAAGAAAATCAAAGGCGTCAAAGCGGTCTCCGCTGACGGCCTGAAAGCCGAGTAAGGCATGACTTCTCGCCTGGACCGGGAGAAGGCGCGACAGACGGGCCGAGCAATACGTCTGCCGCAACTTTAGAGTTCATGCGAACGGTCACACGGAGGTGACCATTACGGGCCCCGGCACTTGTGTCGGGGCCTGTTTTATTTCAGGGACGAGAGAATTAAATGGCACCACAAAACAATTGTGGGAGCGGGCTTGCTCGCGAAGGCGTCAGGTCAGTCAAATTCGTCGTGACGGACCTGACGCCTTCGCGAGCAAGCCCGCTCCCACATGGGATAGTGAGTGGGTTTAGTTGCCGCGTTTGCTGTTGATCTGGCGCAGGCGATTGCCTTCAAAGCGCAGGTATTGGTACATGCCGTTGCTCGGGCCGTAGGTCCATTCTTCGACCTGAAATTCTTCGCGGCGATTGGCGCTGCGCTTGTAGCCCAGCACATCGCGGCTGACCGGCTCACCGCACTTTTGCAGCACTTCGCTTGAGCGGTCGCCAATGCTGATCAGTTGGCTGCCGCAGCGCAGCGTATCGGACGCCGAAGCAGCGCCGGCCGCGAGTGTCAGCGCCATCGCGGCCAGCCATTTGCGCTTCATCACTCGGCATCCAGATGCATTTGCGTGACCACTCGGCCGTCGCTCTCGGCTTCACCCAGATTGGCGTCGATGAAGTACACGCGGTCGTCTGCCAACTGGCCCTTGTCCACCAGATAATCCTTGATGCTGCTGGCGCGATCCTGACCCAACTGACGCAGCAACACATCGCTGCCGCTCCAGAAACTGATCACGCCGGCGCGTAGCTTCGCGGTGCGCTCTTCCTTGCCCAGGTCCTTCCATTCGGCCGGTGGCTGGGTTTTCAAACGAGTGCGATAGATGCCTTCAAGCAGTGGACCTTTTTCGCCGTCCGGTACCTGAATCAAGGAGGCCTGCGCAGGAACCTTGTCACCGCGACGCTGGAGCATTTTGTAGTAGTTGTACTGGTATTCACGTTCCAGACGCTGTTCGGCGAGCAGTGGGCCATCGCTGCTTTTCGCGGCCGTGCCTTCGATTTCCAGGCGCAGGGCCGGGCGCTCCTTGAGCGCTTGAGACAGCTTGACCAGCGCGGCTTCGGCCTCTTTGTTCAGCTCGCTGGAGCCGGGAGCAAACGACACCGTGCCGAGGTCTTGCGAACCACCGCCGCTGACCAGCCCGCCAATCAGCTTGAATGGCGCAGCGGCGGCTTTGACGATCAGGTTGCGCAGGGTCTGCCAGACAATCGGCATCACGCTGAACTGTGGGTTGTTCAAGTCGCCCGTGACCGGCAGTTCGATGGAGATC from Pseudomonas baetica includes the following:
- a CDS encoding type II secretion system F family protein; translation: MAVKAAKISVYAWEGTDKKGSKLSGELSGQNPALIKAQLRKQGINPGKVRKKSVSILSFGKRIKAQDIALFTRQMATMMKAGVPLLQSFDIIGEGFDNPAMRKLVDEVKQEVAAGNSFANALRKKPQYFDELYCNLVDAGEQSGALDTLLERVATYKEKSERLKAKIKKAMTYPTAVVLVAAVVTGILLVKVVPQFQSVFSGFGAELPAFTLMVISLSEFMQQWWWAILSVLVATIFGTRHALKTSQALRDRKDTWLLKLPLVGTLIYKSAVARFARTLSTTFAAGVPLVEALDSVAGATGNVVFKRAVLRIRQDVSTGMQLNFSMRSTGVFPNMAVQMTAIGEESGALDEMLDKVAGFYEEEVDNMVDNLTSLMEPFIMVVLGVIVGGLVVAMYLPIFQLGSAI
- a CDS encoding BON domain-containing protein, whose product is MKKFAITAAAATALTLTMASGAFAQSTQATQAPMTLAAGEVTQAKEATSDTWITTKVKADLVTEKGIPGTDIKVETNKGVVSLSSTAAVTESQKDVAVAIAKKIKGVKAVSADGLKAE
- the yacG gene encoding DNA gyrase inhibitor YacG, with product MSQIPTVECPTCGAPVEFTPANKFRPFCSDRCKLIDLGAWASEEHKIPVAPDAEDELFSGDFDPRH
- a CDS encoding DUF3094 family protein, whose product is MTSRLKPEDQKHVEEYLQLSQHRVERRPFRPWMLLVLVLVVTIGLGLLSRFISYLTL
- a CDS encoding DUF2845 domain-containing protein; its protein translation is MKRKWLAAMALTLAAGAASASDTLRCGSQLISIGDRSSEVLQKCGEPVSRDVLGYKRSANRREEFQVEEWTYGPSNGMYQYLRFEGNRLRQINSKRGN
- a CDS encoding FAD/FMN-containing dehydrogenase — translated: MKFRWLLVFVLVPLWAHALENGERLAPWTLLDQYDQAYTLDNSTTTLLVARDMDGAKLIKEALKDQPKGYLEARHAVFVADIQRMPALIAKMFAVPAMRDYSYRVMLDREGRVASRYPGAEGQVLWIQLKDGRLLEQHEYANAAQLREALEKARP
- a CDS encoding energy-coupling factor ABC transporter permease — translated: MIGAEVLSTASQVLGWLIYLPVLLWAIFRAPWVELFSDNRRQHLLFGTVFALFLLWLVRRDFDTGVSYHFIGMTAVTLLLDWPLAIVGGLVAQVGLLLLGRQDLAAFGVNGALFILLPVLITECVAILVERAQPRNPFVYIFCSGFLAAALSALLCLLLSLTLLWYDGLFALPEWLEDFIGYLWLIIFPEAFINGMVISALVVFSPEWLETFNRTRYLSAPWKDDDPKS
- the coaE gene encoding dephospho-CoA kinase (Dephospho-CoA kinase (CoaE) performs the final step in coenzyme A biosynthesis.) yields the protein MNTPVEKPWILGLTGGIGSGKSAAAQHFIDLGIHVVDADHAARWVVEPGRPALAKIAEHFGAGVLQAHGTLDRAALRKLIFEVPEQRRWLEALLHPLIAEEIAHHLAQAKSPYAILVSPLLIESGQYAMTQRILVIDAPQQLQIERTLQRDQTSEQQVQAILKAQSSREDRVSRADDVVVNDRDLAWLHSEVERLHDFYLTLSGGQS
- a CDS encoding prepilin peptidase, which translates into the protein MPIDQLLSLYPLAFVLTALLLGLVVGSFLNVLIWRLPKMLERDWRQQAHDVLGLPIDTPQPTYNLMLPHSECPHCQHRIRAWENIPLLSYLLLRGRCSACAAPISKRYPLTELACGLLSAFIAWYLGFGWPACVLIFLTWGLLAMSLIDTEHQLLPDVLVLPLLWLGLIVNSFGLFTSLHNALWGAVAGYLALWSVFWLFKLLTGKDGIGHGDFKLLALLGAWGGWQILPLTILLSSLVGAIVGVILLRLREQNTSTPIPFGPYLAIAGWIALLWGGQITDFYWQFVGLK
- a CDS encoding MOSC domain-containing protein: MTPLQQLIADVPQNGRVRWIGVRPESRGPMLELDAVEARLEAGLTGDHARPGVRNARQVTLIQWEHLAVISALMGRPHDQPVKPEDLRRNLVISGINLFSLKGRRFRIGQAIFETTGWCQPCARLQNNLGPGTFQAVRGHGGITARVLQSGIIRLDDSLSVEPVPDSGYAAFNPG
- a CDS encoding pilin; protein product: MTKQQGFTLIELLIVVAIIGILATIALPQYSKYQARSKVTAGLAEISALKVPFEDTINQGTNPTLAIVKGDTVTTTSNCALTASGTAADGAGTIVCTIANAPAPVLGKTITLTRSSGTGAGVWSCGTTVAPDYSPKGCTATGT
- the pilB gene encoding type IV-A pilus assembly ATPase PilB; amino-acid sequence: MNDIALSGLAKQLVQAELLTEKSAQQAWQQAQRNRLSLVSYLVQNKLVKSAQVAEIASEHFGMAFLDLNCLDKETQPKGLVSEKLVRQHHALPLWRRGNKLFVGISDPSNHQAINDIQFSTGLNTEAILVEDDKLSDAIEKFFDTHASGLEDMADVDLDGLDVESIDDSKQDAIGVIDADDAPVVRFVHKMLLDAIKSGSSDLHFEPYEKNYRVRVRTDGILREVAKPPIQLAGRIAARLKVMASLDISERRKPQDGRIKMRLSKSKSIDFRVNTLPTLWGEKVVIRILDPSSAQMGIDALGYEPAQKDLYMAALKQPQGMILVTGPTGSGKTVSLYTGLNILNTVDINISTAEDPVEINMEGINQVNVNPRQGLDFAQALRSFLRQDPDVIMVGEIRDLETAEIAIKAAQTGHLVLSTLHTNSAAETLTRLHNMGIPGFNIATSVSLIIAQRLARKLCSHCKKPIEIPRETLLKEGFPEERIGHFTIYEPVGCDHCNGGYKGRVGIYEVVKNTPDLQRLIMAKGNSLEIDIQMRRDGFDDLRTSGLHKAMQGITSLEEINRVTKD
- a CDS encoding DUF1780 domain-containing protein — its product is MDDSDYLRLLTIAAEQANAFLSNARKWERERWVCQRLLQGLNIPYRADEFAPAGEPPDVLFRDANFEVFFVLDEGRRLNDEWRDELKRRRSAFSLSQLVRREAKPRRIPANEFLLRLAPTLRKKAHNYKERGMDLGELDIIAFASLKREVLDLNSHFPPPTEYLRQGWRSLSLVGPTFARVLFAHPDAPDFLRSNLGRSIVFDVGISL
- a CDS encoding NAD(P)/FAD-dependent oxidoreductase, whose product is MSHRIVIVGGGAGGLELATRLGKTLGKRGTASVMLVDANLTHIWKPLLHEVAAGSLNSSEDELNYVAQAKWNHFEFQLGRMSGLDRAQKKIQLAATYDENGVELVPAREVAYDSLVISVGSTTNDFGTQGAAQHCLFLDTRKQAERFHQQLLNHYLRAHAGQTDVVEQISVAIVGAGATGVELAAELHNAAHELAAYGLDRIKPENMHITLIEAGPRVLPALPERIGGPVHKTLEKLGVNVMTNASVSEVTADSLITADGNEIKASLKVWAAGIRAPGFLKDIDGLETNRINQLQVLPTLQTTRDENIFAFGDCAACPQPGTDRNVPPRAQAAHQQASLLAKSLKLRIEGKTLPEYKYTDYGSLISLSRFSAVGNLMGNLTGSVMLEGWLARMFYVSLYRMHQMALYGPFRTAMLMLGSKIGRGTEPRLKLH